Part of the Alteribacter lacisalsi genome, CCGGAAATGAGCAGAACCCCCGCACTCTTAAGCGTCAGGCGCTTCTTTTTACTGAACAGCCAAACAAGCCAGATGAGGGCGGTTCCGTAAAAAAACTGGCTCACCGTAATCTGTGGAATGGAAAAACCGGCTTCGTAGGCGAGTTTTACACTTGTGGATAACGCACCTAAGAAGCACCCGCCCGTAAAAACGAGCAGGGCATACATCCATAACCGCACTTCTGCCACCTCCTGAAAACATATAAAAGCCACACATCTCAAAAAAAGACGTGTGGCGAAAAGTAAGAGTTCTTTGTCTCTCAGAAAAAATCCACGTCCTCCGTTATGATGACCGGAGGTTTTAGTCGTACTTCTTTCACTATTGTAGAAAGGTCGCATCAATCTGTCAATCTCTCACAATAAAGGAGCGGTCGCATTGAAAACAGTCGATCTGTTAATCACAAATGCACATGTACTTACGATGGAAGGTCAAGGTGTAGGCTACATACACAAAGGAGCAGTTGCCGTGAGCGGCAGCACAATCGCAGCCGTTGGGCCAACTGACGAGGTAAGCCGGGACTTCCCGGCCCACCGTACCATTGACGGCACTGGAAAAATTGTCATGCCAGGGCTGATCGATGCCCATATGCACACAGGACTGACCCTGGTCCGGGGCGTGGCTCAGGACATGAACGACTGGATGCAGAAGGGGATCTGGCCGTTTGCGAAACACCTGACCACAGAGGACAAGAAGCTCGGCTCCATGGTCAACATTCTAGAAGGTATTCAGGCAGGAACCACCACTTTTGGTGATTATAACGATCATATGCTTGATCTGGCTGAAAATTACGAGCAGACTGGCGCACGAGCAGTAGTCACGGAGATGGTAAATGAAATGCCTGAGACGATTGTCGATCTTGAAGTCGGCGATCTGTATCCGTTTGATCCATCCGTCGGCGAGGAAAAAAAGAGACGAAATGAGCAGCTGCTCGAGAAGTATCCGTTTACAGAAAAAGGGCGGATTACTGCTCTTTCAGGACCCCAGGGACCGGACATGATGAGCCTGGAACTATTAAAAGAGATGCAGCATCTCGCAAACATTCACCACACGAAACTCCATATGCACGTAGCCCAGGGAGACCGTGAAATCGGGCAGATGGAAAAGCGCTATGGCAAACGGAGCATACCGTTTCTGGAAGAACACGGTTTTCTCAACAACCGACTTCTTGCTGTGCATCTGACTGAAGCAACGGATGAAGAAACGGCAGCCGTTGCACGAAGT contains:
- a CDS encoding amidohydrolase family protein, producing the protein MKTVDLLITNAHVLTMEGQGVGYIHKGAVAVSGSTIAAVGPTDEVSRDFPAHRTIDGTGKIVMPGLIDAHMHTGLTLVRGVAQDMNDWMQKGIWPFAKHLTTEDKKLGSMVNILEGIQAGTTTFGDYNDHMLDLAENYEQTGARAVVTEMVNEMPETIVDLEVGDLYPFDPSVGEEKKRRNEQLLEKYPFTEKGRITALSGPQGPDMMSLELLKEMQHLANIHHTKLHMHVAQGDREIGQMEKRYGKRSIPFLEEHGFLNNRLLAVHLTEATDEETAAVARSGAGMIYCAGSIGIIDGLVPPMLTFLENGGRACLGSDQAPGNNCNQMFNEMKMAAILNKVKRKDPSVFNATLAIRSATIESARVLGLEDQIGSLRRGKKADLIVIDAEQPSLFPVLTDPVRNIVPNLVYSARGHEVEMSIIDGRIVMEDRNVVTVDVKTAVKAGQKAADALVQRASADLKQADSDVVKMVKQGLL